The genomic segment CCACATGCCTTTGGCCTTGCTGGCGGCAATTTTGTCGCGAATACGCTCGCCGGTGACTTCCCGTTCGAATTGGGCAAACGACAACATCACGTTGAGCATCAGGCGCCCCATTGATGTCGCAGTATTGAATTGCTGGGTGACGGAGACAAAGGAGACGTCATGTCGATCAAAGACTTCGACCAGCTTGGCGAAATCCGTCAGGTTGCGTGTCAGACGATCGATTTTGTAGACGACCACGATATCGATCTTGCCGGCGTCGATATCAGCCATCAGCCGCCTGAGACCTGGTCGCTCGATGTTGCCACCGGAGAAACCGCCATCGTCATAGCCGTCCTGCAAAGCGATCCAGCCTTCGTGACGTTGACTGGCGACGTAGGCAAGCCCTGCATCCCGCTGCGCCTCCAGGCTGTTGTACTCCATGTCCAGACCCTCATCGGTGGACTTGCGGGTGTAAACCGCGCAGCGTTTGCGAGGGGCGAGTGCAGCAGGCGCTGGTGTGTTGCGCTGGTTTTTCATGCTGCTTCCCTCTTCTTGGTCTTGAGGCCAAAAAACATCGGCCCAGACCATGGAGAGCCGGTGATGACCTTGGCGACTGCGGTGAGACTCGTGAAGCGTTGGTCCCGATATTCAAAGTCGCGCATGCCTCGAACCGTCACCTTGTGCTCGACGTCGTCATAGACGCGGGTGAGGACCGTGCCTGGAAGCAGGCGGTCAGCATCGCGGCGTAATCGGGGCGGCAGGATGCCGGTCTCGCCAATTTCTTCGAGCTTGCGGCACACAGAAGCTTTCAGGCCACCGAACGCGCGTTCCTGAATTTTGTATGCCAGTCGGGATTCGAGCCAAGTCCGGTGATGGTGATTCGGGCGCTCGTCAAAATGCTCATCCCATAGAGCCCAGAGGTTGTCCATGGGCAGGTGGGACAGTTGTGCGACCCGGGCGGCAACGGCGGCGGTGTGGGGCTGTGGTGCGTGTGGTGTCATGC from the Ferrovum sp. JA12 genome contains:
- a CDS encoding DUF2924 domain-containing protein yields the protein MTPHAPQPHTAAVAARVAQLSHLPMDNLWALWDEHFDERPNHHHRTWLESRLAYKIQERAFGGLKASVCRKLEEIGETGILPPRLRRDADRLLPGTVLTRVYDDVEHKVTVRGMRDFEYRDQRFTSLTAVAKVITGSPWSGPMFFGLKTKKREAA